A region of Myxococcus stipitatus DSM 14675 DNA encodes the following proteins:
- a CDS encoding phospholipase D-like domain-containing protein: MKRIIIPGRNCWTVEETSDAGVLVDGRAYYRELYRAAKKARRYVVMTGWQFDSDVALLRGEDLEEARGGEVRLLPMLDALCRANPELHVYILAWDFSLLLAMEREWMQHLLFNWTTNERVRFRFDASSPLYGAHHQKLVVIDGVQAFTGGMDVCDCRWDDREHRARSALRCDSGREPHRPYHDVQAVLTGPVVERLTELFEARWAHAGGGELRLPKVARDDVSFSSSVPAPPGPVALSRTFGKTLLPPQEAVQEVRALFLDAIDAADRFIYIENQYFSSRAIYQALARRFRAVGRPPLQVVLVLPRQPEALREQLAMGVAQVRLLRALGRLARETGHTFRVYCSAARDGLSGEDVYTYIHSKVMVVDDAFLMLGSANTTNRSLGLDSELNLSWEAEADGDAVSRAIRRVRVSLMAELAGLSGVGPVRSLARVDAAWVERLDAVAREEAHRLRPHPLETVFDQSPLLKSLEPEELSIDPEDSVLDESLFEALRGGEDGLFASGIRLLSRWWVGTAEERPHRAILPAGSDDERGHRDGG; this comes from the coding sequence GTGAAGCGCATCATCATTCCCGGACGCAACTGTTGGACGGTGGAGGAGACGAGCGACGCGGGCGTGCTGGTGGATGGGCGCGCGTACTACCGGGAGCTGTACCGGGCCGCGAAGAAGGCGCGGCGCTACGTCGTGATGACGGGCTGGCAGTTCGACAGCGACGTGGCGCTCCTCAGGGGAGAGGACCTGGAGGAGGCGCGGGGCGGCGAGGTGCGGCTGCTGCCCATGCTGGACGCGCTGTGCCGGGCCAACCCGGAGCTGCATGTCTACATCCTGGCGTGGGACTTCAGCTTGCTGCTCGCGATGGAGCGCGAGTGGATGCAGCACCTGCTGTTCAACTGGACGACGAACGAGCGGGTGCGCTTCCGCTTCGATGCCTCCAGTCCGCTCTATGGGGCGCACCACCAGAAGCTGGTGGTCATCGACGGGGTGCAAGCCTTTACGGGCGGGATGGATGTGTGTGATTGCCGCTGGGACGACCGCGAGCATCGCGCCCGCTCGGCGCTGAGATGCGACAGCGGCCGGGAGCCGCATCGGCCCTACCACGACGTGCAGGCGGTGCTCACCGGGCCGGTGGTGGAGCGCCTGACGGAGCTGTTCGAGGCGAGGTGGGCCCACGCGGGTGGGGGCGAGCTGCGGCTGCCGAAGGTGGCTCGGGATGACGTGAGCTTCTCCTCCAGCGTGCCCGCGCCGCCGGGGCCGGTGGCGCTGAGTCGCACGTTCGGCAAGACGCTCCTGCCGCCGCAGGAGGCGGTGCAGGAGGTGCGCGCGCTGTTCCTGGACGCCATCGACGCGGCGGACCGGTTCATCTACATCGAGAACCAGTACTTCTCGTCGCGGGCCATCTATCAGGCGCTGGCGCGGCGCTTCCGCGCGGTGGGGCGCCCACCGCTCCAGGTGGTGCTGGTGTTGCCCCGGCAGCCGGAGGCCCTGCGCGAGCAACTGGCCATGGGCGTGGCTCAGGTCCGGCTGCTGCGCGCGCTGGGGCGGCTGGCGCGGGAGACGGGCCACACGTTCCGGGTGTACTGCTCGGCGGCGCGCGACGGCCTCTCGGGCGAGGATGTCTACACGTACATCCACTCGAAGGTGATGGTGGTGGACGACGCCTTCCTCATGCTGGGCTCGGCGAACACCACCAACCGCAGCCTGGGCCTGGACTCGGAGCTGAACCTGAGCTGGGAGGCGGAGGCGGACGGTGACGCCGTGTCGCGGGCCATCCGTCGCGTGCGGGTGTCCCTGATGGCGGAGCTCGCGGGCCTGTCGGGCGTGGGGCCGGTGCGCTCCCTGGCGCGGGTGGACGCCGCGTGGGTGGAGCGGCTGGACGCGGTGGCGCGAGAAGAGGCGCACCGGCTGCGTCCGCATCCGCTGGAGACGGTGTTCGACCAGAGCCCCCTGCTCAAGTCGCTGGAGCCGGAGGAGCTGAGCATCGACCCGGAGGACTCCGTCCTGGACGAGTCCTTGTTCGAGGCCCTGCGCGGCGGGGAGGACGGCCTCTTCGCCTCCGGCATCCGGCTCCTGTCGCGCTGGTGGGTGGGGACGGCGGAGGAGCGCCCACACCGGGCGATTCTTCCGGCGGGCTCGGACGACGAGCGAGGCCACCGCGACGGAGGATGA
- a CDS encoding iron-containing redox enzyme family protein, translating to MKAVLQHIEAREKRFAAHPFFLELRQDRPLDQVMAFAPRLTFWVMSFQDVLRLNAHFIQDPHLKALATRHHAEETGHDQWFEDDIAALTGGSLSIGALYGKTHAKTREAAYTIISEVYRPVDDRVRIVLLLALESTSHVFFGRTATLCASQGADERLKYFSDHHMRAEAQHAVFEQQLAAELEAMELEPHIREDALAMVDRCFCAFESLLTGMILHLEHERAEDATPRQATLARPSSEEHEEHEEAEPGMAPARLSVDRAA from the coding sequence ATGAAGGCCGTGCTCCAACACATTGAAGCGCGTGAGAAGCGGTTCGCCGCACACCCGTTCTTCCTGGAGCTGAGGCAGGACCGTCCCTTGGACCAGGTGATGGCGTTCGCGCCTCGGCTCACGTTCTGGGTGATGTCGTTCCAGGACGTGCTGCGGCTCAACGCGCACTTCATCCAGGACCCGCACCTCAAGGCGCTCGCCACGCGTCACCACGCGGAGGAGACCGGGCACGACCAGTGGTTCGAGGACGACATCGCCGCGCTCACGGGCGGCTCGCTGAGCATCGGCGCGCTCTACGGCAAGACGCACGCGAAGACGCGCGAGGCCGCGTACACCATCATCAGCGAGGTGTACCGCCCCGTGGATGACCGGGTGCGCATCGTCCTGCTCCTGGCGCTGGAGTCCACCAGCCACGTGTTCTTCGGCCGCACCGCCACGCTCTGCGCCTCCCAGGGCGCGGACGAGCGGCTCAAGTACTTCTCCGACCACCACATGAGGGCGGAGGCCCAGCACGCCGTCTTCGAGCAGCAGCTGGCCGCGGAGCTGGAGGCCATGGAGCTGGAGCCGCACATCCGCGAGGACGCGCTGGCCATGGTGGACCGGTGCTTCTGCGCCTTCGAGAGCCTGCTCACGGGGATGATTCTCCACCTGGAGCACGAGCGCGCCGAGGACGCCACCCCGCGCCAGGCGACCCTGGCACGGCCTTCTTCAGAGGAGCACGAGGAGCACGAAGAGGCGGAGCCCGGCATGGCTCCCGCGCGGCTCTCCGTGGACCGGGCCGCCTGA
- a CDS encoding anti-sigma factor family protein encodes MAGNPACERFVPMLSPYVDGEVTPAERVNVERHLAACRDCTGRTADLRAESGLLRVGLDMAVDDVDFKDFAQKVMARVTPEKPPLFERLKLAVSEMFLYQRTAMVSSLATAAVLVAVGLPLLLSDRAPVGYGADRMTVKSIQPYQDARVAPVVLETEDKSTIIWLVDEEPEDGKSPEEDEELEEDVSGGLRDGAKGPRPLAKPKFDTERPSGGSL; translated from the coding sequence ATGGCCGGCAATCCCGCATGTGAGCGTTTCGTCCCCATGCTCTCCCCGTACGTCGACGGGGAGGTGACTCCCGCGGAGCGGGTGAACGTGGAGCGTCATCTCGCCGCGTGCCGCGACTGCACCGGGCGCACCGCGGACCTGCGCGCCGAGTCGGGCCTGCTCCGGGTCGGCCTGGACATGGCGGTGGACGATGTCGACTTCAAGGACTTCGCGCAGAAGGTGATGGCGCGGGTGACGCCGGAGAAGCCGCCCCTCTTCGAGCGGCTGAAGCTGGCCGTGTCCGAGATGTTCCTCTACCAGCGCACCGCCATGGTGTCGTCGCTGGCCACGGCCGCCGTGCTGGTGGCGGTGGGCCTGCCGCTGCTGCTGAGCGACCGGGCGCCGGTGGGCTACGGTGCGGACCGGATGACGGTGAAGTCCATCCAGCCCTACCAGGACGCGCGCGTCGCGCCGGTGGTGCTGGAGACCGAGGACAAGAGCACCATCATCTGGCTGGTGGACGAGGAGCCGGAGGACGGCAAGTCGCCCGAAGAGGACGAGGAGCTGGAAGAGGATGTGAGCGGCGGGCTTCGCGATGGCGCCAAGGGCCCCCGGCCCCTGGCCAAGCCGAAGTTCGACACGGAGCGGCCGTCAGGAGGAAGCCTGTGA
- a CDS encoding RNA polymerase sigma factor, with the protein MATDDLTLVKRVRSGDQRAFKLLVERYQRKVYAVALGMLKDKEEAMDVSQEAFVKVYKYLDHFKGDSSFYTWLYRITVNVCIDVLRKRGGGGEVVEFDESQAMDLSEARIGALGSRLGTNPQKSALRRELAEKIQEALGTVPEKHRAILLLREIEGMSYEDLARTLDIPKGTVMSRLFHARAKVQKILSEYLELDEAKSGVGGE; encoded by the coding sequence TTGGCCACCGACGACCTTACACTCGTCAAGCGCGTCCGGAGCGGCGACCAGCGCGCGTTCAAGCTTCTCGTCGAGCGTTACCAGCGCAAGGTGTACGCGGTCGCGCTCGGCATGCTCAAGGACAAGGAAGAAGCGATGGACGTCTCCCAGGAGGCGTTCGTCAAGGTCTACAAGTACCTGGACCACTTCAAGGGCGACTCGTCCTTCTACACCTGGCTCTACCGAATCACGGTGAACGTCTGCATCGACGTGCTGCGCAAGCGCGGCGGCGGCGGTGAGGTCGTCGAGTTCGACGAGAGCCAGGCCATGGACCTGTCCGAGGCGCGCATCGGCGCGCTGGGCAGCCGGCTGGGCACCAACCCCCAGAAGAGCGCGCTCCGGCGGGAGTTGGCGGAGAAGATTCAGGAGGCCCTGGGCACCGTGCCGGAGAAGCACCGCGCCATCCTCCTGCTCCGGGAGATCGAAGGCATGTCCTACGAGGACCTGGCCCGCACGCTCGATATTCCCAAGGGCACGGTGATGAGCCGCCTCTTCCATGCCCGGGCCAAGGTCCAGAAAATCCTCAGTGAGTACCTGGAGTTGGACGAAGCCAAGAGTGGGGTGGGTGGCGAATGA
- a CDS encoding Immediate early protein ICP0 → MSTTSRIAAGFGQLARLLVHSGKGSLPPTGPKSSEGGLPPPRDGFRTQPSVPQQHPSLGGQERAPVRRVAELIPPGLEKVATQVELGQRFGSDAALLSAHLKPSQLPSTERATRLWTFFAAYAEAAAAQPPQKETQATFRDALKGQGFAELRDARTGQDGVTQGLWVLSARTPEEARERVASVRLEPPPEVLHSEAALRKEGATEQASASSQRGMEALRGGPSVPQARVVDGQTTEVDEEPSPDGARSRRTNRRLGPMMLWNVLHGFREGPEDGAVAQGQWDRVAFGAMLALAAIALIVVALVSL, encoded by the coding sequence ATGTCCACGACCTCGCGAATCGCCGCGGGCTTTGGCCAGCTGGCCCGGCTCCTTGTCCACTCGGGGAAGGGCTCGCTCCCCCCGACGGGCCCCAAGTCCTCCGAGGGAGGACTCCCCCCGCCGCGCGACGGCTTCCGCACGCAGCCCTCCGTGCCCCAGCAGCACCCGTCCCTGGGCGGACAGGAGCGGGCGCCGGTGCGGAGGGTCGCGGAGCTGATTCCCCCGGGGCTGGAGAAGGTGGCGACGCAGGTGGAGCTGGGCCAGCGCTTCGGCTCCGACGCGGCGCTCCTCTCCGCGCACCTGAAGCCGTCGCAGCTTCCCAGCACCGAGCGCGCCACCCGGCTGTGGACCTTCTTCGCCGCCTACGCCGAGGCCGCCGCGGCCCAGCCACCGCAGAAGGAGACCCAGGCCACCTTCCGCGACGCCCTCAAGGGCCAGGGCTTCGCCGAGCTGCGCGACGCTCGCACCGGGCAGGATGGGGTGACGCAGGGCCTGTGGGTGCTCTCCGCCCGGACTCCGGAGGAGGCCCGCGAGCGCGTGGCCAGCGTCCGGCTGGAGCCGCCCCCGGAGGTGCTCCACTCGGAGGCCGCCCTTCGCAAGGAGGGAGCCACCGAGCAGGCGTCCGCCTCCTCGCAGCGCGGCATGGAGGCGCTCCGCGGAGGGCCTTCCGTGCCCCAGGCGCGCGTCGTCGACGGGCAGACGACCGAGGTCGACGAGGAGCCCTCTCCAGACGGGGCCCGCTCCCGCCGGACGAACCGCCGGCTTGGGCCCATGATGCTGTGGAACGTGCTGCACGGCTTCCGGGAAGGCCCGGAGGACGGGGCGGTGGCGCAGGGGCAGTGGGACAGGGTGGCGTTCGGCGCCATGCTGGCCCTGGCGGCCATCGCCTTGATTGTCGTGGCGCTCGTGAGCCTCTAG
- the hemF gene encoding oxygen-dependent coproporphyrinogen oxidase: MTKVDVEGMKERMAAFTQSLQDDICQALERLDGSSRFREDAWQRPGGGGGRTRVLEDGAVLERAGVNTSVVFGELEEQFAKKLQGEGRSFWAGGISLVLHPRNPHVPTVHANYRFIHQGGKAWFGGGADLTPYYLYEEDAAHFHRVHKAACDAHDAAYYPRFKAACDQYFHVRHREETRGVGGIFFENMGGELEREFDFVRDCGKAFLDAYLPIAERRKDTPFTEAQRFWQEVRRGRYVEFNLVHDRGTVFGLETRGRTESILMSLPPQTRWRYDHHPEPGSWEARLVEVLRQPRDWASWSPPRG, from the coding sequence ATGACGAAGGTGGACGTGGAGGGCATGAAGGAGCGGATGGCCGCTTTCACCCAGTCCCTGCAGGACGACATCTGCCAGGCACTGGAGCGGCTGGACGGCTCGTCGCGCTTTCGCGAGGACGCCTGGCAGCGTCCGGGGGGCGGCGGCGGACGCACGCGGGTGCTGGAGGATGGCGCCGTGCTGGAGCGGGCCGGCGTCAACACGTCGGTGGTGTTCGGTGAGCTGGAGGAGCAGTTCGCCAAGAAGCTCCAGGGCGAGGGGCGCTCGTTCTGGGCGGGCGGCATCTCCCTGGTGCTGCACCCGCGCAACCCGCACGTGCCCACCGTCCACGCCAACTACCGCTTCATCCACCAGGGCGGGAAGGCGTGGTTCGGCGGCGGCGCGGACCTGACGCCGTACTACCTCTACGAGGAGGACGCGGCGCACTTCCACCGCGTGCACAAGGCCGCGTGTGACGCGCACGACGCGGCGTACTACCCGCGCTTCAAGGCGGCGTGTGACCAGTACTTCCACGTGCGCCACCGCGAGGAGACGCGCGGCGTGGGCGGCATCTTCTTCGAGAACATGGGGGGCGAATTGGAGCGCGAGTTCGACTTCGTGCGCGACTGCGGCAAGGCCTTCCTGGACGCGTACCTGCCCATCGCCGAGCGCCGCAAGGACACGCCCTTCACGGAGGCCCAGCGCTTCTGGCAGGAGGTGCGGCGCGGGCGCTACGTGGAGTTCAACCTCGTCCATGACCGGGGCACCGTCTTCGGCCTGGAGACGCGCGGGCGCACCGAGTCCATCCTCATGTCGCTGCCGCCCCAGACGCGCTGGCGCTACGACCACCACCCGGAGCCCGGAAGCTGGGAGGCCCGGCTGGTGGAGGTGCTGCGCCAGCCTCGCGACTGGGCGTCGTGGAGCCCTCCTCGAGGCTGA
- a CDS encoding DUF3467 domain-containing protein encodes MADTPKPPDMQLQIQIDEDVANGQYANMALVNHTDTEFTLDFIYVQPQQLRAKVRSRIITSPKHMKRLMMAMQDNLQRYEAKFGPITVREDDGGVH; translated from the coding sequence ATGGCGGACACTCCGAAGCCCCCGGACATGCAGTTGCAGATTCAAATCGACGAGGACGTCGCCAATGGTCAGTACGCCAACATGGCCCTCGTGAACCACACGGACACGGAATTCACCCTGGACTTCATCTACGTCCAGCCGCAGCAGCTGCGCGCCAAGGTGCGCTCGCGCATCATCACCAGCCCCAAGCACATGAAGCGGCTGATGATGGCCATGCAGGACAACCTCCAACGGTACGAGGCGAAGTTCGGCCCCATCACCGTGCGCGAGGATGACGGCGGGGTGCACTGA
- a CDS encoding alpha/beta hydrolase, with protein MDEEKTGAFELGHGPDACLVLHGFTGSPWDVRPLAEALAARGMRVVAPLLPGHGATPQALLGVTWRDWRDEARRALDLLRGHRQVFVAGLSMGALLAVGLAADAPARVRGLVLAAPALRFRGARMRVIRQLSRTPLLEWVHPWVAKSSTDISDPAVLAMAPILSGFPVARLRDVVTLQDAAARSAARVRCPVLIAVAEQDHVVDPRGGLELARRLKASPCVRVLSLQRGFHIIPRDTDGPRLAREACDFLTHVCNFGEWEPQSAGT; from the coding sequence ATGGATGAGGAGAAGACAGGGGCGTTCGAGCTGGGGCACGGTCCCGATGCGTGTCTGGTGCTGCACGGCTTCACCGGCAGTCCCTGGGATGTGCGGCCGTTGGCCGAGGCCCTGGCCGCGCGAGGAATGCGCGTCGTGGCCCCGCTCCTGCCCGGACATGGCGCCACGCCCCAGGCGCTGCTGGGGGTCACCTGGCGCGACTGGCGGGACGAGGCCCGGCGCGCGCTCGACCTGCTGCGGGGCCACCGGCAGGTCTTCGTCGCGGGCCTGTCCATGGGCGCGCTGCTCGCGGTGGGCCTGGCCGCGGATGCGCCCGCGAGGGTGCGCGGACTGGTGCTCGCCGCGCCGGCCCTGCGCTTTCGAGGAGCACGCATGCGCGTCATCCGTCAGCTGTCGCGCACGCCGCTGCTCGAGTGGGTGCACCCGTGGGTGGCGAAGTCGAGCACGGACATCTCGGACCCGGCGGTCCTGGCCATGGCGCCCATCCTCTCCGGGTTCCCCGTGGCGAGGCTCCGGGACGTCGTCACCTTGCAGGACGCCGCGGCCCGGAGCGCCGCGCGCGTGCGGTGCCCTGTCCTCATCGCCGTGGCGGAGCAGGACCATGTCGTGGACCCACGAGGAGGGCTGGAGCTGGCGCGGCGGCTCAAGGCGTCCCCGTGCGTGCGCGTCCTCTCGCTCCAGCGAGGATTCCACATCATCCCTCGCGACACGGACGGGCCGCGCCTCGCGAGGGAGGCCTGCGACTTTTTGACGCACGTCTGTAACTTTGGAGAATGGGAGCCACAATCCGCGGGCACCTGA